A single window of Gammaproteobacteria bacterium DNA harbors:
- a CDS encoding type IV pilin protein, which produces MLKNCVQQNKQSGFTLIELMVTVAIIGILVGLAYPSYERYLIRSYRVDAKTALLKIRAEQEKNYLENNTYLNDAAFKTANTANNWFQVSGSNVLTENGYYTLSIEQIGTTPFTENFSAKATVVSTNYQSKDKDCASFSINSSGVKSAVAGTGGDASKCWK; this is translated from the coding sequence ATGTTAAAAAATTGCGTTCAACAAAATAAACAAAGTGGATTTACTCTCATTGAGTTGATGGTAACGGTTGCTATTATTGGTATTCTGGTCGGCTTGGCCTACCCCAGTTATGAACGCTATTTGATTCGTTCTTATCGGGTTGACGCCAAAACCGCGTTACTTAAAATTCGTGCCGAGCAGGAAAAGAATTACCTGGAAAACAACACCTATCTGAATGATGCGGCGTTTAAAACCGCGAATACGGCTAACAACTGGTTTCAGGTGAGCGGTAGCAATGTTCTGACCGAGAACGGTTATTACACTTTAAGCATTGAACAGATCGGAACTACTCCGTTCACGGAAAATTTTTCTGCCAAAGCCACCGTGGTTTCCACTAACTACCAATCCAAAGACAAGGATTGCGCCTCCTTTAGTATCAACAGCAGTGGGGTTAAGTCAGCGGTGGCCGGAACCGGCGGTGACGCCAGCAAGTGTTGGAAATAG